A window of the Brumimicrobium sp. genome harbors these coding sequences:
- a CDS encoding type IIA DNA topoisomerase subunit B, whose product MAQENSYTEDNIRSLDWKEHIRMRPGMYIGKLGDGSAADDGIYILMKEVIDNCIDEFVMGNGKRIDIKVKDGMVSVRDYGRGIPLGKVVDVVSKINTGGKYDSKAFKKSVGLNGVGTKAVNALSSHFMVYSVRDGELKRATFERGELTLDAKLEKTDEKDGTYVEFYPDEQVFKKFSFKIPYIEKMMWNYCYLNRGLSIYLNGEKFKSENGLKDLLENDMDGDPLYPIIHLEGEDIEVAFTHGKGYGEDYYSFVNGQHTTQGGTHHSAFRESVAKVIKDFYNKNYEPSDIRQSIVAAIAVKVIEPVFESQTKTKLGSLEIEPGGKSMRTFVNDFLKVSLDNYLHKHPDVAEILERKIKQSEKERKDLSGIRKLARERAKKASVHNKKLRDCRVHLTDTNNELRKETTLFITEGDSASGSITKSRNVNTQAVFSLRGKPLNSYGLTKKVVYENEEFNLVQAALDIEDEMDNLRYNKIVIATDADVDGMHIRMLLLTFFLSFFPDLVKRNHVYILQTPLFRVRNKQKTIYCYSEEERIAAINELGKNPEITRFKGLGEISPDEFKNFIGEDMRLEPVLLSKNSSIDTILSFYMGKNTQERQDFIIDNLRVEEDLEKELVKAENVEKAS is encoded by the coding sequence ATGGCACAAGAAAACAGTTATACGGAAGACAATATACGTTCCTTAGATTGGAAAGAGCATATTCGTATGCGTCCAGGGATGTATATTGGGAAGTTAGGGGATGGTTCTGCTGCCGATGATGGTATTTATATCCTGATGAAAGAAGTTATCGACAACTGTATCGATGAATTTGTGATGGGAAATGGGAAGCGAATCGACATTAAAGTGAAAGATGGGATGGTTTCTGTTCGTGACTATGGAAGGGGAATACCTTTAGGAAAAGTGGTGGATGTTGTTTCCAAGATCAATACAGGAGGTAAATACGATTCCAAAGCCTTTAAAAAATCTGTGGGATTGAATGGGGTAGGAACAAAAGCGGTGAATGCACTAAGTAGTCATTTTATGGTGTATTCTGTGCGTGATGGAGAATTGAAAAGAGCAACGTTTGAACGAGGAGAATTAACACTAGACGCAAAACTAGAAAAGACGGATGAAAAGGATGGTACTTATGTAGAATTCTATCCAGATGAACAAGTATTTAAAAAATTCTCTTTTAAAATTCCATATATCGAAAAAATGATGTGGAATTATTGTTATTTGAATAGAGGGCTTTCTATCTATTTAAATGGCGAAAAATTTAAATCGGAAAATGGCTTAAAAGATTTACTAGAGAATGATATGGATGGAGATCCATTATATCCTATCATTCATCTGGAAGGGGAGGATATTGAAGTAGCCTTTACACATGGTAAAGGATATGGAGAAGATTATTACTCTTTTGTAAATGGACAACATACTACACAAGGAGGAACACATCATAGTGCTTTTAGAGAATCTGTTGCAAAAGTCATTAAGGATTTTTATAATAAAAATTACGAACCTTCCGATATTCGTCAGTCTATTGTTGCTGCTATTGCCGTTAAAGTTATTGAACCCGTATTCGAATCGCAAACAAAAACTAAATTAGGCTCTTTAGAAATAGAGCCTGGAGGAAAGTCCATGCGTACCTTTGTAAACGACTTCTTAAAAGTAAGCTTGGATAATTATTTACATAAACATCCTGATGTTGCTGAAATATTAGAACGTAAAATCAAACAATCTGAAAAAGAACGTAAAGATTTATCGGGTATTCGAAAATTAGCAAGAGAAAGAGCTAAAAAGGCAAGTGTTCACAATAAAAAATTAAGAGATTGTAGGGTACATCTTACTGATACAAATAATGAATTAAGAAAAGAAACAACCTTATTCATTACAGAGGGGGATTCTGCATCTGGCTCTATCACAAAATCTCGGAATGTTAATACTCAAGCGGTGTTTAGTTTACGAGGAAAACCTCTAAATTCTTATGGACTCACAAAAAAAGTGGTCTATGAAAATGAAGAATTCAATTTAGTTCAAGCTGCCTTAGATATTGAGGATGAGATGGATAACTTACGATATAACAAGATTGTAATAGCAACCGATGCCGATGTAGATGGTATGCATATTCGTATGTTATTATTAACTTTCTTCTTAAGCTTTTTCCCTGATTTAGTAAAAAGAAATCATGTATATATCCTTCAAACTCCTTTATTTAGGGTAAGAAATAAACAAAAAACAATATATTGTTATTCAGAAGAAGAGCGAATTGCAGCTATTAATGAATTAGGTAAGAATCCTGAAATCACACGTTTTAAAGGTTTAGGAGAGATTTCTCCGGATGAATTTAAAAATTTCATCGGGGAGGATATGCGCTTAGAACCTGTATTATTAAGTAAGAATTCATCTATAGACACAATCTTATCTTTTTACATGGGAAAAAATACACAGGAAAGACAAGACTTTATTATTGACAATCTAAGAGTAGAAGAAGATTTAGAGAAGGAATTGGTAAAGGCAGAAAACGTAGAAAAAGCATCATAA
- a CDS encoding nitronate monooxygenase: MENTQIKAQLSELLGIRYPIIMAPMFLVSNTKMIIAAINAGITGAIPALNYRTIEEFRKAIREIKEQVNGPFGINLIVNKSNFYYKDQLAAACEEKVDFIITSLGSPEETIKMAHQHGIKVFCDVTDLRFAKKVEALGADAIIAVNKEAGGHAGPTPMHDLVPELVANCSIPVISAGGVGNGKEMKAALSLGAAGCSIGSIFIATTESDVNNDYKQACIDYGKDDIVMTTKLSGTPCAVINTPYVQKIGTEQSWLERILNKNKKLKKWFKAFTFAKGMKSLQKAAFSATYKTVWCAGPTIENVKSIRPIHEIVEQLVKEYHEV, translated from the coding sequence ATGGAGAATACACAAATTAAAGCTCAACTAAGTGAATTACTAGGAATTCGCTACCCCATCATTATGGCCCCGATGTTTTTAGTTTCCAACACTAAAATGATTATTGCCGCTATTAATGCAGGAATTACAGGAGCAATTCCCGCTTTGAATTACAGAACTATTGAGGAGTTTAGAAAAGCCATTCGAGAAATTAAAGAGCAAGTAAACGGCCCTTTCGGAATCAACCTAATTGTCAACAAAAGTAATTTTTATTATAAAGATCAATTAGCTGCAGCTTGTGAGGAAAAAGTAGATTTTATCATTACTAGCTTAGGTTCTCCAGAAGAAACTATTAAAATGGCTCATCAACATGGAATCAAGGTCTTTTGTGATGTGACTGATTTGCGATTTGCTAAAAAAGTGGAAGCTTTAGGTGCTGATGCTATTATTGCAGTTAACAAAGAAGCGGGCGGACATGCTGGACCAACTCCCATGCATGATTTAGTGCCGGAATTGGTAGCAAATTGCTCTATACCTGTTATCTCTGCGGGTGGTGTTGGAAATGGTAAAGAAATGAAAGCTGCATTAAGTTTAGGTGCTGCAGGATGTTCCATTGGCTCTATTTTCATCGCAACCACCGAATCGGACGTGAATAATGATTATAAGCAGGCCTGTATTGACTATGGGAAAGATGATATTGTAATGACAACCAAACTTTCAGGAACTCCTTGTGCGGTAATTAATACTCCATACGTTCAAAAAATAGGAACAGAACAAAGTTGGTTAGAACGTATATTGAATAAAAATAAAAAACTAAAAAAATGGTTTAAAGCATTCACTTTTGCTAAAGGAATGAAGTCCTTACAAAAGGCTGCTTTTAGCGCTACCTATAAAACTGTTTGGTGTGCTGGTCCAACCATTGAAAATGTTAAGTCTATTCGCCCAATTCATGAGATAGTTGAACAATTAGTTAAGGAATATCATGAAGTCTAA
- a CDS encoding DUF4442 domain-containing protein, which produces MKSKDISLHKMRKLLWLMGVVKIPLIAFVRPKLVHIDEKKVVVRIRLRRRTKNHLQSMYFGALAVGADVAAGLHAFYFAEQLGEKISFAFKGVNAEFLKRATSHVTFTSEEGLAVKTVFEEALTTRERQEKWVKVEAKNEENEVVAIFQMQISIKVKG; this is translated from the coding sequence ATGAAGTCTAAAGATATCTCTTTGCATAAAATGCGTAAACTCTTGTGGTTAATGGGAGTTGTAAAAATTCCTCTAATTGCATTTGTTAGACCCAAATTGGTACATATAGATGAAAAAAAAGTCGTCGTTCGAATCAGGTTACGTAGAAGGACTAAGAATCATTTACAATCCATGTATTTTGGTGCTCTTGCTGTGGGAGCTGATGTTGCTGCAGGACTCCATGCTTTTTATTTTGCGGAACAATTAGGAGAGAAAATATCTTTTGCTTTTAAAGGTGTAAATGCAGAGTTTTTAAAACGTGCTACGAGTCATGTTACGTTTACTTCGGAAGAAGGTCTAGCTGTAAAAACCGTTTTTGAAGAGGCGCTTACCACTAGGGAACGTCAAGAGAAATGGGTTAAGGTTGAAGCTAAAAATGAAGAAAACGAAGTGGTTGCCATTTTTCAAATGCAGATATCGATAAAGGTGAAAGGTTAA
- a CDS encoding LTA synthase family protein, whose translation MKEKVFHHIAVFLKGLLNRWTILALLFALYSVVLNWIQPGILHFSYKIFVLSVLLSIAFWNAIGGIIGILPKFIAWILVACIAFLLPALFTVGTKSFFEFKTFLDSNLLVFSDFDPHYFTTVIKIHFNNKVNLSLHLLVSSIFFFLLVFKEKYRKNNFIAVIIFMTTWGVAQNQFGKKGIENFTTMDSRYVFSYKKYKNERGQILEDRKILGLSYYRLGANAGENNEYNIVLIVHESMSLEPISIFGYKNNFMPFLQNWYNKEKENFVLFHDAMAISGCTDMSMPTMLTGTEPEADYYKFMRMPFMWDYAKENGYTTGFITPQQFGWFSFYEFYKNKNLDFVYSAEDTELEYANDLGIDDVAQSINARKVMKDKLTGKRFFMVWGSNALHYPYQGNSDYVKIPSQITDHYGRSLYIVDKAMNNMYDVLKELGQEENTIYIFTADHGQYTSERLSRLGSFYLEALQIPMFIKFPKKWIADHPEEFKAIKANTDKRVTNLDLMPTFLDLLGSTQSNELLASEMHGTSLFKPIDNHRTIVCLSTNEFRIWSNEGLGIYQDSMSYIIDNVFKEQLYNLNKDRKQFDNLIGKTSNTVFLEYVNELIKDNKELTRIYDTYVK comes from the coding sequence ATGAAGGAGAAAGTTTTTCATCATATTGCTGTATTTCTAAAGGGTTTATTGAATAGATGGACAATCTTAGCACTTTTATTTGCTCTGTATAGCGTTGTGTTAAATTGGATACAGCCTGGTATTCTCCATTTTTCATATAAAATATTTGTATTAAGCGTTCTATTATCCATAGCTTTCTGGAATGCAATTGGTGGAATAATAGGGATTTTACCAAAGTTTATCGCTTGGATATTAGTTGCATGTATAGCATTTCTTTTACCAGCCTTATTTACGGTAGGAACAAAATCATTTTTTGAATTTAAAACATTCCTTGATAGCAATTTATTGGTGTTTTCTGATTTTGACCCTCATTATTTTACTACTGTTATAAAAATTCATTTTAATAATAAAGTGAATTTATCACTGCATTTATTGGTTTCTTCCATATTCTTTTTTCTATTAGTTTTTAAAGAAAAATACAGAAAAAATAATTTTATAGCTGTTATTATTTTCATGACCACATGGGGAGTGGCACAAAATCAATTTGGAAAAAAAGGAATTGAAAATTTCACTACAATGGATTCTCGTTATGTGTTTTCGTATAAAAAATATAAAAATGAACGAGGGCAAATTCTAGAAGATCGTAAAATACTCGGCTTATCATACTATAGACTAGGAGCAAATGCAGGTGAAAATAACGAGTATAACATTGTACTTATCGTACATGAGTCTATGAGTTTAGAGCCCATATCTATTTTTGGATATAAGAATAATTTTATGCCGTTTTTACAAAATTGGTACAATAAAGAAAAGGAAAATTTTGTTTTATTCCACGATGCAATGGCTATATCTGGATGTACGGATATGAGTATGCCAACTATGCTAACCGGAACAGAGCCTGAAGCAGATTATTATAAGTTTATGCGCATGCCATTTATGTGGGATTATGCAAAAGAAAATGGATATACTACCGGATTTATAACACCACAACAATTTGGCTGGTTCTCCTTCTATGAATTTTATAAAAATAAAAATTTAGACTTTGTTTATTCAGCTGAAGATACTGAACTGGAATATGCAAATGATCTTGGGATAGATGATGTTGCACAATCCATCAATGCCCGCAAGGTTATGAAAGACAAACTAACCGGAAAACGATTCTTTATGGTGTGGGGATCGAATGCTCTACATTATCCATATCAAGGAAATTCTGATTACGTCAAGATTCCTTCTCAAATAACTGATCATTATGGAAGATCGCTTTATATCGTAGATAAGGCTATGAATAATATGTATGATGTTCTCAAAGAATTGGGGCAAGAAGAGAATACTATTTACATTTTCACTGCAGATCATGGTCAATATACATCCGAGCGTCTATCTAGACTAGGCTCTTTTTATTTGGAAGCTTTGCAAATTCCGATGTTTATAAAATTTCCTAAAAAATGGATAGCAGACCATCCCGAAGAATTCAAAGCAATTAAAGCGAATACAGACAAAAGAGTAACAAATCTTGATTTAATGCCAACCTTCTTGGATCTATTAGGTTCAACACAATCCAATGAGCTATTAGCTAGTGAGATGCATGGGACGTCTCTTTTCAAACCAATTGATAATCACAGAACCATTGTTTGTTTAAGTACAAATGAATTTAGAATTTGGTCCAATGAAGGGTTAGGTATCTATCAAGATTCAATGAGTTATATCATCGACAATGTTTTTAAAGAGCAGTTATACAACTTAAACAAAGATAGAAAGCAGTTTGATAATCTTATTGGTAAAACATCCAATACTGTATTCTTAGAGTACGTAAATGAACTAATCAAAGATAATAAGGAATTGACAAGGATTTATGATACGTATGTGAAGTAG